Sequence from the Thermocoleostomius sinensis A174 genome:
CAAGTGATGATCACTTTACTAGCACGTTCTTACGCAAACGAACGCGATCTACAACCAATCGCTGATTTATTGAACACATGCGAGGCGATCGATCGCGAAGAAAATTATTACTCCACAATAGAATTGCAACAACAAGTTACAAGCCCAGATTGCAACCCCGATCGTGACCTGCGGTTGTGGTATGACAACAGCGGACAACTGATTGCATTTGGACAATTGTGGATTCCTTCCAGTGCACTTAATACAGCCGGACAGGTAGATAGTTCGTTGTGGTTTCGCGTCCATCCTGACTTTCGCTGCCAAGGATTAGAAGCTGAAATCATCACTTGGGCAGAAGCGGTACTGCGGGACGTGGCGGCGGACGGTGTGCCACTGAAACTCCTAACTCCCTGTCGATCGCAGCAGCAACATTCCCGAACCCTGCTGGAACAGCACGGATTCACAATCGAGCGGCAATTTTCGCGCATGAGGCGATCGTTGCATGAGCCAATTCCGCTGCTGCAACTGCCCAATGGCTTTACGCTGAAAACGGGCACTGAGTTTGACTTTGCTGCTTGGGTGGAAATGTTTAACCAAACCTTCGTAGATCATTGGAATTTTCATCCCTTGACGATCGAAGAATTCAAGCACGAGATTTTGAACGATCCCCGTTATCGTCCTGACCTAGATTTAGCGGCTGTAGCGGCTGATGGAACCTATGCCGCCTTTTGCTATGGCTGGATTGACCCTGAAACCAACCAGCAACAAAATCGCCTAGAGGGGCACATCAGCGCACTGGGAACTCGACGAGAGTTCCGTCGCTTGGGGTTGGGGCGAGCCATGCTGCTAGCGGCACTGCGGCGCCTAAAGGCAGCAGGCATGGAGATTGCTAGCCTGAATGTGGATGAACAGAATTCCAATCAGGCTCAGCAGCTATATCACTCTGTGGGGTTTCGTCCGCATCACACCACGCTGCATTACAGCAAATGTCTGTAGTGCTTAAGCCGCAAAGTTCCACATCACGGGATCAGCATCTAAGTGATCGGTGACGCTGCGGCTAATCCGATCGATTTCTTCCAACTCGTCTGGATTGAGCGTTACTTCTGCGGCGGCGGCATTCTGAACGGCCTGATCAGGATTGCGCGCCCCCACAATTGCACTAGTTTGCGGTTGAGCAATCAGCCAAGCTAGAGATAACTGAGCAAGGGTGCAGTTATGACGATCGGCAATGGGTCGCAATTGATCTAATGCTTTCTGCGCCCGTTGGAAGTGTTCACCCTGGAACAGCTTGTTCTTAGTGCGAATATCACCCTCGGCAAACTTGTGATCTGGGCCAAATTTGCCCGTCAGTAATCCCTGCGCCAGCGAGGAATAGGCGATGATGGAAATATCATTTTCGACACAGTAGGGCATAATGTCCTGCTCTACCTGTCGCCAAAACAAGGAGTAGGGCGGCTGAATACTATCAATTTGTCCATATTGGGCTGCTTCCGCCAGTTGCTCCTTAGAGAAATTGGACACGCCGATCGATCGAATTTTACCTTGCTGCTTTAGGTCGTTTAGGGCCCGCATTGTTTCTTCGATCGGCACAACTTTGTTCTTAAAAGAACCTGCTGGCCAGTGAATTTGATACAGGTCAATGTAATCGGTTTTCAAGCGCTGGAGGGAACCTTCACAGGCATCCATCACCTGTTGATATTCCAGATGATTGGGAAATACCTTTGTAGCATACACCACCCGATCGCGCACCGAGTGTAGCGCTTGCGCCACTAGTTCCTCTGAGTATCCATTGCCATAGATTTCAGCGGTATCAAAGGTGGTTACTCCCGCATCATAGGCCGCCCGCATGGCTTGAATTACTTCTGCATCTTCAATGCCAACCCAGCCCGTTTTACCAGCTTGCCATGTGCCAAAAATAATCGGCGTAATGGTGATTCCAGATTTACCGAGTAATCGTGCCATGATGGATTCCTAAATTCAACTGCCTATAGCAACGTTAGCGCATCCAATCATCACACAGCAGATTCAGCTTCGAGTGCTTTAAGGGGGTGAAACGTCTCCAGAGCGTAAGCCACTACAGTGTTGCCAGATATTGCCAAATTAGGCGTTGCTGAACAGAAGTATGATTCTCGTGCTGGAGCTTCTTCTTGCAGTCCTCACCCTAGCCCTCTCGCAAAGGAAAGGGAACAACAAGCCTGGCTCCCTTCTCCTAATGAGAAAAGTTGGGAATGCGGGCAATTCCTATCTGCGTTCAGCAACGCCCCAAATTAATAGATAAAACAAACGGGTCTACAGGTAGGTTGCTCAATAATAAAGTCCACTTTTGAATCTGAGTTAGAGCGTTGCTCTTTACTCCAATCTATCCGAGCTTGACAATCTCATATCAGTCTCAATGCAAGACACTACTTAATGATTTTTTCGAGGTACTCTAAAAATTTGCAATCCTTTCAACCTACTGGGATAATCGCAGCAGAAAACTCTTAATTTTTTATCAGTCCTCTTGGTCTGCAAGTGTCCCTTGCCCATCTTAGTGTCCCTCTACCGTTTCGTTGATCTAAGTGAATTGTAGCTATGACTGGACAGCCCCCTCCGGACCCTCGTTCTCGTAACCGTGATCTTGGCTTTGATGAGTTAGTTGCTATTTTTGTTTCCCTAGCGGCGATCGGCACCATTTTATTTTGGGGCTTGACCCGTGGAGATGGCATGAGGCTGACTGATTTGGGTGTGTTTGCTGATCCCACCCTTGAATCCGATCGAACACGAATTATTCCAGGAACTCGTCCTGAGAGCGATCGAACTATCATCACAGAAGAGTCTGCCCCGATTCAACCCTCGCCCACTGTGCAGGCTCCAATTCCAGCCACGCCCGTTGCTCCGGCTGTCGTGCCACCCCGATCGGTGACTGATCGTGCTGCCACAGCCCCCCAAACCACCCCAGCCCCTCCCGCAGCAACGGGGCCAATCGTAATTGCGCCACCACCCACTGCCGCTGCTGTACAATTCCCCGATGTGCCCGCCGACTATTGGGCCCGTCCATTCATTGATGATTTAAGCCAACGCAGAATCATTACCGGCTTGGAAGACGGCACCTATCGACCAGAGCAAGCTGTCACCCGTGCGCAATTTGCCACGCTAATTCAGTCAATTTTGCCGCCCGATCGAACCCAAGCCTCGATCGCCTTCAACGATGTTAGTGCTGATTATTGGGCCACGCCCGCCATCAACGCAGCCGTGCAGTCCGGGTTTTTGCGAGGATATCCCGACGGCAGTTTTCAGCCAGATCAACCCGTATCGCGGGTGCAGGTTTTAACATCCCTTGTGAATGGCTTGCAGCTATCTCCAGCCGCCAGCAACGATAACGTGAATCGATATACGGATGCTGACCAAATTCCCGACTGGGCGATTCCCATCGTAGCAACTGCCACGAATGAGGGATTAGTTGTGAACCATCCCGACGTCAATCAATTGAATCCCAATCAGCCCGCCACCCGTGCTGAAATTGCAGCGATCATCTATCAAGCTCTAGAAGCAACTGGGCAAGTACCGCCCATTCAATCCCAGTTTGTAGTGCAACCTTAACTAACCGAGGCATGGGAAATGGGGCATCAGTTGTCATATCAGTCATCATAGAGGCGGGGATTTTCTCAATCATCCCCGCTTCCCCATTCCCACTTCCCGCTTTCCCACTCTATATGTCCTTCTCAAGTTTTTTGCTAGGGCGGCCATCGATCGCCGCGGGTTGTTCATTCAGTAGATGAATTCCTTCCATCATCACTAATCCATCTCACAGTTGGTTGAACAGTTTAAAGACAACTGTCTGACAGCGGTGAAGGAATCCTGCATCGCCCTCATCCCCAGCCCTGACCCATACTTGGCATCAGAGAGCCGAACCTGCTTCTCTGGTGTCCTCCTCTCTCAGATTGGGGAGCGGTAAAGGCCAGAGCGGCGCACATCACGTAAGTATAATTACCTTTGAACAAGGGAGAATTCCGATCGCTACAGAAAGACAATGGTGATTGGTAAAGTCAATCACATCACGTCACAGAAACGTTGAGAAATGTCTGCGGCAGAATGTATCTAATGAGACGACAGCCACGAATCAAGCATGAGCATATTTAACTTCACGGTTGATCGAACGGTTGATCAATCAGCTGATCAAACTGCCACTTGCCCTCTGCACGAAGCGATCGAACCATCACAACCCCCATCTCGGTTTAGACACCGTTGGATTCAGCTTTTCTCGGTTTGTTGTGCGATTGGGGTGGGGCTGTTGCCACTGATGAAGCCTAAACCTGTTCTCAGCGCTGAACAAGTTTCAGTCACCTACGGTCCATTCGAGTTCCCTCTATCGATCGAATCGCTAGAAACATTTGCAGAAACCGGAGAAATCACTGGAGGAATGCGGTTCTATGCACGCTTCCTCGACGATGTTGCTCTAGCAGAATTTCAGCAGTTTTTACAGCGACGGTTTGAGGTGAATCCGTTTGTGCTCTCGCAGCTTACCTATTCTCCATTAGGTGAAGATGTCGTGCGGCGCTTGGGGGATGTTATCCGCACTGATGCCAATCTCAATGGATTTTATGCGCTGCGATCGGCGATGATTTTGGCAGCCAACGATCCAGAGGGGCTGTCGGTGTTGGGGGTGCTGCGACAATATCCGTCCTACCGCATCCGCATTAGTGCTCAACAGCTTTTTCAATTACGGCGAGAGCTAACCAAGCAAATTGAATATCGGGATGCGGCCATTGCGGCTATTGAGGAAGTTGCAACTCTGGAAGCGGCGAATCGTTCGGCGATCGATCTTCCAGCATTGCCTGTTCCAGGAGAACCCGGCCCGTATGCTGTGACCATGCAATCACTCATCCTAAATCGCGATCGACAAACATTGTTGGGTGAAACGATCGAACGGCGATTCCGGGTGTTGGTCTACTTGCCCAATGGATTGACAGAACCCGCCCCTGTGGTTGTGATTTCCCACGGACTGGGTTCTACTCCCGAAGCGTTTGCTTATTTGGGGGAACATTTAGCCACGCATGGATTTGTGACAGTATTGCCGCAGCACATTGGTAGTGACGAGAGCCGCCGAGAGGGCGCATTAACCGGAGTTTTCAGTAGCGTTGTTACCCCAGTGGAATTTGTCGATCGGCCCTTTGACATCAGCTATACCCTGGATGAACTAGAGCGTTTGAATGAAACAGATGCTCGGTTTCAAGGTCGCATGAACCTGGAACAAGTAGGCGTGATTGGCCATTCTTTTGGCGGCTACACAGCCCTGGCACTAGCAGGGGCCAATCTCAAGACTCAAGCCTATTTACGGCAACAGTGCGAAACCCTCAGCGCTCGCCTTGATGCATCGTTTGTGCTGCAATGTACGGCTGCTTCGTTGCCGCCCTTCACCTTTGCACTGCAAGATGAGCGCATCAAAGCGACGATCGCTGTCAGTCCGCTCACTAGTCTCGTATTTGGACCAGAGGGAATGGGGCAAATTCAGACTCCCACCATGATTGTAGCGGGCAGCAATGATTTCATCGCCTCGGCGGTTCAAGAACAGATTCACCCGTTCCTATGGCTCGATATGTCCGAGAAATACCTAGCAGTGATGGTTCCGAGTAGTCATACGTTTGTCGATCGCACGCCGCCCGGCAGTAATCCGACCTTGGATGCGATTAGCACATTGTTGTCGGGTCCAGCGCCAGAGTTGGGGCAAGCCTATGTGCGCGAACTCAGTACAGCGTTTATGCAAACGTACTTAGGAAATCAGCCAGAGTATGAAGCGTTTCTCACCGCTGCCTATGCTCGGTCAATTGAACAAGAGCCGCTACAGCTAGAACTGATTCGATCGTTAACGCCTGAACAGCTAGAGCAAGCGTTTGGCGGGCCACCACCGATTCCCTTTTTCCCGGATATGGCCACCGCAGGCGCAAGCCCCGATCGTTCTGATCAATCAGGAGCGACTTTACAAACCATTGCTGAAACCGGAGTACTCCGCGCTGCGATTCGAGTAGACAGTCCCCCTTTCGGTTTTGTAGATGCCAACGATCAGATCCGTGGATATTGCGTCACCCTTTTAACTGGGTTAACCGATCGCTTGCAGCAGCAATTGGGCACCCCGGTGCGCCTGGACATTAGTACCGAATCCACTCGCGAAAACCGCTTTGCAATCGTTCAAGATGGCACCGTACAGATCGAATGCGGCCCGAATCGGTTGCGACCCGATCTAGAAGATGTCCGGTTTTCTACGCCCTTTTTCCTAACTGGCACTCAGTTTTTAGTGCGCACCACAGAAACCGAGCAGATCAACCCACTCAGCAACTTAGCCAATGTGCGCGTGGGGGTAGTAGACGAAACCACCGCTGCTTTTGTGCGACAACGCTACCCTCGTGCCACCCTTGTGCCGTTTGCTGAAAATAGTACCATTACTACAGGCGTGCAGGCCTTGGTCGATGGGACAATTGACGCCATGGCCGCTGACGGCATTCTACTGTTAAATGCTGCCGATCGAGCCAACCTATCTACCAACGACTATACACTATTGCCCAGAGGCCCCCTCACTTGTGCTCCCTATAGCCTGATCCTGCCAGAGGATGATGCTCAATGGCAGGAAACCGTGGATGATTTTCTGGTAGGACAAGCAGGCAGAGACATTCGCAGACAGCAATTTGCTAACCTAAGCTCCTATTTGTTCTTAACGTTGGACTATTGTGTGGAGTGAGTAGGAACAGTGGATTGGGAAATTGGGCAAACGGCTAAACCACAGATGCACCTTTCGGTTTTCCTTCCTCATCTACTCATTCACCCATCCACGTTCATCCTTTCTTTGCATCCTTCACGCATGACACCGACCGAATCCGTTCAACTTCGATCGTTCGAGCAACAGCTAAATCGCGCTGACCTCACGCGAGTCATGTGGCTACTGTGGGGCTTATCGGCCGGGTTGATTGCCCTTGATGGGTTTGATTTTTTCATTATTGGCGTGGCGCTGCCGTTCATTCAGCGCGATTTTGGCTTAAACGCGACGGAAATTGGGGCAGTGGCGGGGGCCGCAGTGGCAGGAGCACTAGTTGGTTCGCTGACCCTTGGACCAGTCACCGATCGCATTGGGCGACAAATAATGCTGCTGGTGGACATTGCCATTTTCGTTGTGGCGACGACAGGAACAGCGCTGGCTTGGAATGCGGCATCGCTAATTCTATTTCGCTTTTTGGTGGGGGTTGGGATCGGGGCAGACTATCCCATCAGTGTTGCTTACATTACCGAGAATGTGCCTGCACGCTTGCGGGGACGAATGGTAATCGGTGCTTTTACGTTTCAAGCAGTGGGTGCATTGCTGGGGGCCGTGACCGGATTAACGTTGATCTATCTCTTTCAACAATATGATTCCACCACAGATGAACTGGCAATTCACTATGCATGGCGGGCGATGCTGGGAGTGGGGCTATTACTGGCGATCGGCGTTGGCGCATTACGACTGAGCTTTTTGCTAGAAAGTCCTCGCTACTATATCGCTCGTGGCGAATACGACGAAGCCTCGAAGGCGGCTGCCATTCTCTTAGAAGAGCCGATCATCATCACCCCTGACACTGATCCGCCCGATCGCGAACCACAACTGCCCTACCACGCGCTGTTTTCCTCCACCTATCGCCGCGCTACTGCCCTGGCCTCGCTACCTTGGTTTTTGCAAGATATTGCCACCTACGGCATTGGCATTTTTACTCCGGTAATTCTAACTGCGTTGGCTTTTGCCCACGAAGCTGATTTTATGGCGCAGACAATAGCTTCGGCTCAAGGCGCGGCAGTGGTCGATCTGTTTCTAATTGGGGGATTCTTGATAGCGGTATGGTTGGTCGATCGGGTTGGACGCATTCGTTTACAGATTATTGGCTTCGTGGGCATGGCGATCGGGCTATTGATTCTGGCAGTATCCGATCGCTTGGCTTCCGAAACGATATCCACTACAGCACTCGTATTAATTGGCTTTTTGGTGTTTAACTTGACGATGAATGCAGGGCCAAATTCCACCACATTTCTTCTATCGGGTGAAGTATTTCCTACCTCCATTCGTGCTAGTGGGGCTGGGTTTGCCGCTGCGGTGGCCAAAGCCGGGGCCGTAATAGGAACGATGTTATTGCCACCGTTGCAAAAATCTTTGGGCATTTCCACGCTGCTGGTGCTGTTGGCGCTGCTGTGCGGGTTGGCGGCCATTCTCACCCATCTCTTTCGCATTGAAACAGTAGGACGATCGCTAGAATCAGTTGAACCCAAGCCGCAGAATTAAGCACACTCATTGATGGTCGATTTGATGGTCGATTTGATGGTCGATCGTCCGGTTACTCACTGGTTATCTCTGTCTAAATCTTTAGTAAAGCCAAATTAATTAACTTGACGAATGTTTGCGGAATGGTTTTGCTGTTATATGGCCATAGAGTCTAGCCTGCATCTGAATGAGGATCTATATGCCGCCGAGGACTTACTACACACCCGAAAGTTACCTGAGACGGCCATTCAAGCTACTGCGGGAGATGTGGCGAGATTTATTAGCCTCGCGTGAGTTGGCATGGCGGCTGATGGTGCGGGATATCAGCGCTCAATATCGTCAATCGTTTTTGGGATTTACTTGGGCCTTCTTACCTCCCATCCTCATGGCAACTGGCTTTACCTTGGCAGGGCAAGCCGAGGTGTTTAATGTCGGTGCAACCGATATCCCCTATCCCGCCTATGTCATGTTTGGCACGTCGCTGTGGCAAACCTTTACAGAATCCATCAATGGTCCAGTTCAAGCCGTCACACAGGCAAAACCGATGCTAGCACGAGTTAACTTCCCGCGCGAGGCGATTATTCTAGCGAAGGTGGGTGAGGTGCTGTTCAACTTTGCCATCAAGCTCATTCTCATCATTGGACTATTTGTTTACTTTCAAATTTCAGTTAAATGGACAGTCATTCTGACTCCTGTACCCTTGATTCACTTGATTTTACTAGGAACGTTAGTTGGCACGTTGCTTTCTCCATTAGGAGCGCTGTACCAAGATGTCTCGAAAGGTTTAACGTCACTGTTAGGCTTGTGGCTATTTATTACTCCAGTCGTCTATCCGGTTCCCTCTGAAGGATTGTTCGGAATGTTGGTAAGGTTAAATCCGGTGACACCGCTACTCGTCATGATTCGTGAATTAGCAACATCGGACGTGCTAACCCAAGCTCAAGCGTTTTGGATTGTTAGTATCTTGACGTGGCTTGGCATTTTTCTCACTTGGATTACCTTCCGCATTGCTATGCCGTATGTCATCGAGAGAGTTAGTTCATGACTACTATCCACACAAGAATTCAAGACGCTGTTATCCCGGATGATGACGATGTAGTGCTTGCAGTCGATCGAGTCTCGAAGAAATTTTGTCGCGATTTGCATCGATCGCTCCTCTATGGCGTGCAAGACATTACCAGCGATTTGCTAGGCGGAAGACGCCATACTGAAAAATTGCGATCGGGCGAATTTTGGGCACTAAACAACGTCAGCTTTCAACTGCGACGGGGCGAGGCTTTGGGGTTGGTGGGGGCGAATGGAGCCGGGAAAAGTACGCTATTGCGCATCATCAGTGGTCTAATTAAACCAGACACTGGCTCGGTGATGGTTGAGGGCAGAGTTGCCCCATTGATTGCGCTGGGAGCCGGGTTTAACCCAATTCTCACTGGACGCGAAAATATTTACGCTAATATGTCCATCCTGGGATTATCAACTCGCGAAATTAAACGGCGATTTGATGATGTGGTTGATTTTGCTGAAATTTGGGACGCGATCGACGCTCCGGTACAAAGCTATAGTTCTGGCATGGCTGCGCGGTTGGGGTTTGCCTGTGCGGTACATATTGAGCCGGACGTACTGCTAATTGACGAGGTGTTGTCGGTGGGGGATGTGAAGTTCAAGGTCAAGTGCCATCAGCGCCTAGGGCAACTACGGGAGAATGGAACCGCCTTTGTCTTGGTTTCTCATAACCCACACAGTGTCTTGAATGTATGTAATACATCAGTTTATCTTGCCAAGGGTAGGTTGCTAGCGGCTGGTGAGACCGAATCCATTATTCGCCAATATGAAGAAGATTTGTGCCTAAGTGGAACTGAAATGGCAACAGGGCGGTTGGTCTTGCCTGCAAAACCTCCTGGCGAAAGCACCGGAGTAGACATTACGGCACTGTGCTTTAAGGATGAACAGGGTGATTTGTTAACGGCTCCTGCTACAGGTGAGCCGGCTTTCTTGTCCATTGAATGTAACGTCTGTGAACCTGTTGAAGCGGCGAATGTGAGCTGTCAAATTACGGCCCTGGCAGGTGAGTACGATAAGGTACTGTATCTCACCACAGCCAGCGACAACGAGTTCATTCATTTGCCATCTGGTCACGTTGAGATTCAAATGCAGATGCCCTATTTGGGTCTTAAACCAGGTGTCTATAGCGCAAAAATTTCAGTTCGCCAGGGTGTACGCTCCTTTGATATTGTCAAGTCATTTCGATTCACTGTAAAGGCTAGTAAAAACGTAAGTCGCTGTCTATTCTATCAACCTCGATCGTGGAAAACGATTCATCATTCTGCATCATTTAAATCTCACTGAGATTGTTCTCAAACGCGATAAAGCCATTACCACTGGTTGTATGTTCTATTGTATTCATCCGTTATGAACTCTCCTACTCTCAGTGTCATTATTCCTACTCATAATCGCCCCCATTTGCTTCCTTTGGCAGTTCAAAGTGCGCTTGACCAAACCTTTGAAGACTTGGAGGTGATTGTGGTGGATGATGCATCCACGGAACTCGCCGTGTTGCCGAATGATCCGCGTCTACGGGTGATTCGCCTTTCAATGTCTCGTGGAGGAGCAGGTGCGCGCAATGTTGGCACTGAAGCTGCTCAAGGACGGTGGATCACCTATTTGGATGATGACGATCGCCTACTACCTCATATGGTTGCTACATCGTTGGCAGCGCTCGATCAAGCAACTCTGCCACCACCCGTTGCAGTAATCTCTGGTATTGAGGTCATTAACGCTCAGGGACAACCTCTACATCAGCGGTTTCCACCACCCATCCGTCCTCGTGGTTGCTACTTTGCGTTGGAAGAGTTGGAAGCTGGTAAATCTTACAATACCAAGCAAACACTGGTCGTTGAGCGGGAGGTCATTCTCCAGATGGGAGGATGGGATGAAACATTTCGTTCACGTGTACATTCTGAATTGTTTCTCCGATTAAATCCAGTTTGCTCGATCGTTGGTGTACCTGTTATTACCTATCAACTCTATAAACATGGAGAAATCCAAGTTTCTAGAAATCCTGCGTTGCGTCAGCACAGCTTTGAACAACTGATCCAAAAGCATCGAGCAGCGTTTGAGGCTCATCCTAAAATGTTTGCGAAATTTGTCTACGATCACGCTCAAACCTCTTACGAACAAGGTCAAATCAAGGCAGCGATCGTCAATTGGTTAAGAGCAATGAAGCTTTCGCCGCAGTATACTTTCAGCCAAATGATTCAACCATTCCGCAAAAGATTGCATCGTTAAATTTCCAAAGCTGTTTTAATCGATATCTACTAACGAGGTCTCAGTCGTGTGTGGCCATTGGGTAGCACCAACAACGTCTAGACAGACAAGTGGAAATACTGGCAACCTCAAGATTTTGAAGGTAGATCGTGGGTGTCCAACAGCGGCTGGCCGATTCGGTTTACTGATGTTGGAGCATGATTGATCCGCCGGATGTCAGCAAATGGATCATTGGCGGAGGCAATTACGGTTTAGCATAATCCTTATGAGCCAACGCTGAGCCACCCTTTCGCTTTTATGAATGATCCGATGCCCCCTTCTAAACCTGGACACGTCAATGTGCAAGCTGAACTGGCTAAAGAGCGCAATCGGGCGGCAGCCGAGCGTACCCTGATGGCATGGATTCGGACTTGTTTGGCTTTGATCAGTTTTGGGTTTGGTATCGATAGCATCGTCAGTGCCATTCGCAGTTTGCAGTTTGCCAATGAGATCAATCCGATTCGCTTTTCCCGGATTCTGGGCTTAGCCTTCATCGCCTTGGGAATCTATGCCATGATAATGGCCACGATCGAGCATCGCCAAGAATTGCGCCGAATTCAGCGTGAAGAGTATCGCTATACTCCCCGTCGTTCTTTGGGATTAACCGTTGCCCTTGCGCTGGTTGGCATTGGAATTTATGCGTTCGTTGGCATTTTAGTGCGGGCGTTCATCTAGAAGAAGGAGGGATGAGCAATGAGGGATGAATTTCGATCCTTACCAGAACCACCGACTGGCGCGACCAACGAACTGGCTAAAGAGCGGAACCGGGCAGCGGCTGAGCGTACACTCATGAGTTGGGTTCAGAATTGCTTGTCATTGATTGGTTTTGGCATTGCCTTCGATCGGATTTTCAATGCAATCGATCAAACATTTCCCAACAACGATCGGATTTTGAACACGACCCTCACTGCTCTGATCGGTTTAAGTGCGATCGCAGCAGGCGTCATTTTGTTGATACTAGCCATCATCAGTTACCTTCAGCAAATTCAAGGGCTAGGTCAGGCAAACTTTCCCTATCAAACGCCCCATTCTCGTTCGTTATTAACCCTGATTGCTACCTCAATCATGTTATTTGGAACCATTGCGATTGTGGCGATTTTGATTAGGCTTGCCACACAGTAGGACACTGAGTAGCCAGATGTATTCCATTGTGTTTCGGGTGATAGGAATAGCGATCGCTAGTGCATTTAGACGCTAACCGAGTAGACCAACGCCCGCCAAGCAAACTTCGGTAAAGCTAACATGCGTCGCCACCGCCATGGTTCTTGATACAGACGATAGGCCCACTCGAGATGATTGTTGCGTAACCAGCCCGGGGCGCGAGTT
This genomic interval carries:
- a CDS encoding GNAT family N-acetyltransferase; this encodes MITLLARSYANERDLQPIADLLNTCEAIDREENYYSTIELQQQVTSPDCNPDRDLRLWYDNSGQLIAFGQLWIPSSALNTAGQVDSSLWFRVHPDFRCQGLEAEIITWAEAVLRDVAADGVPLKLLTPCRSQQQHSRTLLEQHGFTIERQFSRMRRSLHEPIPLLQLPNGFTLKTGTEFDFAAWVEMFNQTFVDHWNFHPLTIEEFKHEILNDPRYRPDLDLAAVAADGTYAAFCYGWIDPETNQQQNRLEGHISALGTRREFRRLGLGRAMLLAALRRLKAAGMEIASLNVDEQNSNQAQQLYHSVGFRPHHTTLHYSKCL
- a CDS encoding aldo/keto reductase yields the protein MMARLLGKSGITITPIIFGTWQAGKTGWVGIEDAEVIQAMRAAYDAGVTTFDTAEIYGNGYSEELVAQALHSVRDRVVYATKVFPNHLEYQQVMDACEGSLQRLKTDYIDLYQIHWPAGSFKNKVVPIEETMRALNDLKQQGKIRSIGVSNFSKEQLAEAAQYGQIDSIQPPYSLFWRQVEQDIMPYCVENDISIIAYSSLAQGLLTGKFGPDHKFAEGDIRTKNKLFQGEHFQRAQKALDQLRPIADRHNCTLAQLSLAWLIAQPQTSAIVGARNPDQAVQNAAAAEVTLNPDELEEIDRISRSVTDHLDADPVMWNFAA
- a CDS encoding S-layer homology domain-containing protein, coding for MTGQPPPDPRSRNRDLGFDELVAIFVSLAAIGTILFWGLTRGDGMRLTDLGVFADPTLESDRTRIIPGTRPESDRTIITEESAPIQPSPTVQAPIPATPVAPAVVPPRSVTDRAATAPQTTPAPPAATGPIVIAPPPTAAAVQFPDVPADYWARPFIDDLSQRRIITGLEDGTYRPEQAVTRAQFATLIQSILPPDRTQASIAFNDVSADYWATPAINAAVQSGFLRGYPDGSFQPDQPVSRVQVLTSLVNGLQLSPAASNDNVNRYTDADQIPDWAIPIVATATNEGLVVNHPDVNQLNPNQPATRAEIAAIIYQALEATGQVPPIQSQFVVQP
- a CDS encoding alpha/beta fold hydrolase gives rise to the protein MSIFNFTVDRTVDQSADQTATCPLHEAIEPSQPPSRFRHRWIQLFSVCCAIGVGLLPLMKPKPVLSAEQVSVTYGPFEFPLSIESLETFAETGEITGGMRFYARFLDDVALAEFQQFLQRRFEVNPFVLSQLTYSPLGEDVVRRLGDVIRTDANLNGFYALRSAMILAANDPEGLSVLGVLRQYPSYRIRISAQQLFQLRRELTKQIEYRDAAIAAIEEVATLEAANRSAIDLPALPVPGEPGPYAVTMQSLILNRDRQTLLGETIERRFRVLVYLPNGLTEPAPVVVISHGLGSTPEAFAYLGEHLATHGFVTVLPQHIGSDESRREGALTGVFSSVVTPVEFVDRPFDISYTLDELERLNETDARFQGRMNLEQVGVIGHSFGGYTALALAGANLKTQAYLRQQCETLSARLDASFVLQCTAASLPPFTFALQDERIKATIAVSPLTSLVFGPEGMGQIQTPTMIVAGSNDFIASAVQEQIHPFLWLDMSEKYLAVMVPSSHTFVDRTPPGSNPTLDAISTLLSGPAPELGQAYVRELSTAFMQTYLGNQPEYEAFLTAAYARSIEQEPLQLELIRSLTPEQLEQAFGGPPPIPFFPDMATAGASPDRSDQSGATLQTIAETGVLRAAIRVDSPPFGFVDANDQIRGYCVTLLTGLTDRLQQQLGTPVRLDISTESTRENRFAIVQDGTVQIECGPNRLRPDLEDVRFSTPFFLTGTQFLVRTTETEQINPLSNLANVRVGVVDETTAAFVRQRYPRATLVPFAENSTITTGVQALVDGTIDAMAADGILLLNAADRANLSTNDYTLLPRGPLTCAPYSLILPEDDAQWQETVDDFLVGQAGRDIRRQQFANLSSYLFLTLDYCVE
- a CDS encoding MFS transporter; this translates as MTPTESVQLRSFEQQLNRADLTRVMWLLWGLSAGLIALDGFDFFIIGVALPFIQRDFGLNATEIGAVAGAAVAGALVGSLTLGPVTDRIGRQIMLLVDIAIFVVATTGTALAWNAASLILFRFLVGVGIGADYPISVAYITENVPARLRGRMVIGAFTFQAVGALLGAVTGLTLIYLFQQYDSTTDELAIHYAWRAMLGVGLLLAIGVGALRLSFLLESPRYYIARGEYDEASKAAAILLEEPIIITPDTDPPDREPQLPYHALFSSTYRRATALASLPWFLQDIATYGIGIFTPVILTALAFAHEADFMAQTIASAQGAAVVDLFLIGGFLIAVWLVDRVGRIRLQIIGFVGMAIGLLILAVSDRLASETISTTALVLIGFLVFNLTMNAGPNSTTFLLSGEVFPTSIRASGAGFAAAVAKAGAVIGTMLLPPLQKSLGISTLLVLLALLCGLAAILTHLFRIETVGRSLESVEPKPQN
- a CDS encoding ABC transporter permease, whose amino-acid sequence is MPPRTYYTPESYLRRPFKLLREMWRDLLASRELAWRLMVRDISAQYRQSFLGFTWAFLPPILMATGFTLAGQAEVFNVGATDIPYPAYVMFGTSLWQTFTESINGPVQAVTQAKPMLARVNFPREAIILAKVGEVLFNFAIKLILIIGLFVYFQISVKWTVILTPVPLIHLILLGTLVGTLLSPLGALYQDVSKGLTSLLGLWLFITPVVYPVPSEGLFGMLVRLNPVTPLLVMIRELATSDVLTQAQAFWIVSILTWLGIFLTWITFRIAMPYVIERVSS